A window from Flavobacterium sp. 83 encodes these proteins:
- the rpoC gene encoding DNA-directed RNA polymerase subunit beta' codes for MMNNRNNNNKDKNPVKRFNKISIGLASPESILKESRGEVLKPETINYRTHKPERDGLFCERIFGPVKDFECACGKYKRIRYKGIICDRCGVEVTEKKVRRDRVGHINLVVPIAHIWYFRSLPNKIGYILGLPSKKLDMIIYYERYVVIQAGIAKNADGESLQRLDFLTEEEYLNILDTLPADNQYLDDFDPNKFVAKMGAECIMDLLARIDLDQLSYQLRHNANNETSKQRKTEALKRLQVVESFRESNLNRENRPEWMIMKVVPVIPPELRPLVPLDGGRFATSDLNDLYRRVIIRNNRLKRLMEIKAPEVILRNEKRMLQESVDSLFDNTRKASAVKTESNRPLKSLSDSLKGKQGRFRQNLLGKRVDYSARSVIVVGPELKLSECGIPKDMAAELYKPFVIRKLIERGIVKTVKSAKKIIDKKEPVVWDILENVIKGHPILLNRAPTLHRLGIQAFQPKLIEGKAIQLHPLVCTAFNADFDGDQMAVHLPLGPEAILEAQLLMLGSHNILNPANGAPITVPSQDMVLGLYYMTKERLSTPELKILGEGITFYSAEEVNIALNEGRLELNARVKIRAKHFNEAGDLVYQIIQTTAGRVLFNEVVPEAAGYINDVLTKKNLRDIIGHVLSSTDVPTTAAFLDNMKDMGYKFAFKGGLSFSLGDIRIPDQKPKLIADAREQVQGISANYNMGLITNNERYNQVIDVWTSANAQLTELAMKNIREDQQGFNSVYMMLDSGARGSKEQIRQLTGMRGLMAKPKKSTAGGGEIIENPILSNFKEGLSILEYFISTHGARKGLADTALKTADAGYLTRRLHDVSQDVIVNIEDCGTLRGVEVSALKKNEEIVESLGERILGRVALQDLINPLTSEILVKSGEQITEVIMKAIDASPIEKVEVRSPLTCEALKGICAKCYGRNLATGKMTQRGEAVGVIAAQSIGEPGTQLTLRTFHVGGVAGGISEESSIITKFNGKLEIEDLKTVKGEDSEGNAVDIVVSRSTELKLIDERTGILLSTNNIPYGSSIFVKDGQSVVKGDVICKWDPYNGVIVSEFTGKIAYEDLEQGQSFMVEIDEQTGFQEKVISESRAKKLIPTLLVYGKEGELIRSYNLPVGAHLMVENGEKIKAGKVLVKIPRRSSKSGDITGGLPRITELLEARNPSNPAVVSEIDGVVSFGKIKRGNREIVIESKFGDVRKYLVKLSSQILVQENDFVRAGVPLSDGAITPDDILRIQGPAAVQQYLVNEIQEVYRLQGVKINDKHFEVVIRQMMRKVRVQDPGDTLFLEDQLIHTKDFIVQNDKLYGMKVVEDAGDSSALKEGQIITPRELRDENSLLKRTDKNLVVARDVVTATATPVLQGITRASLQTKSFISAASFQETTKVLNEAAVAGKIDYLEGLKENVIVGHRIPAGTGMREYDNTIVGSKEDYNDMMANKEEYIY; via the coding sequence ATGATGAATAATAGAAATAATAACAATAAAGATAAAAACCCTGTAAAAAGGTTTAATAAAATCTCAATAGGACTTGCTTCTCCTGAATCGATCTTGAAAGAATCAAGAGGTGAAGTATTGAAACCAGAAACTATCAACTACAGAACACACAAACCAGAACGTGACGGTCTTTTCTGCGAAAGAATTTTCGGACCAGTTAAAGATTTTGAATGTGCTTGTGGTAAGTATAAAAGAATACGTTACAAAGGAATCATCTGTGATCGTTGTGGTGTAGAAGTTACGGAGAAAAAAGTACGTAGAGACAGAGTAGGTCACATCAATCTTGTTGTGCCAATTGCTCATATCTGGTATTTCCGTTCTCTTCCAAACAAAATAGGGTATATCCTTGGTCTTCCATCTAAGAAATTAGATATGATTATTTACTACGAAAGATACGTAGTTATCCAAGCTGGTATTGCTAAAAATGCTGATGGTGAATCATTACAAAGATTAGACTTTTTGACAGAAGAAGAATATTTAAATATTTTAGATACGCTTCCTGCTGACAATCAATATCTTGATGATTTCGATCCTAATAAATTTGTTGCCAAAATGGGAGCAGAGTGTATTATGGATTTATTGGCAAGAATTGATTTAGATCAATTGTCTTACCAATTGAGACATAATGCTAACAATGAAACGTCTAAGCAACGTAAAACGGAAGCGTTAAAAAGATTGCAAGTTGTTGAATCTTTCCGTGAGTCTAACTTGAACCGTGAGAATCGTCCTGAATGGATGATTATGAAAGTAGTACCAGTTATTCCACCAGAATTACGTCCGCTTGTGCCACTTGATGGAGGTCGTTTTGCAACTTCAGATTTAAATGATTTATACCGTCGTGTAATTATACGTAACAACCGTTTGAAAAGATTAATGGAGATTAAAGCTCCTGAAGTTATCTTAAGAAACGAAAAACGTATGTTGCAAGAATCTGTAGATTCACTTTTCGATAATACGCGTAAAGCATCTGCAGTAAAAACAGAATCTAACAGACCATTAAAATCATTATCTGATTCCCTTAAAGGTAAACAAGGACGTTTCCGTCAAAATTTACTTGGAAAACGTGTAGATTATTCTGCTCGTTCGGTAATTGTTGTTGGACCTGAATTAAAATTATCTGAATGTGGTATCCCAAAAGATATGGCAGCAGAATTATACAAACCTTTTGTTATCCGTAAATTGATAGAAAGAGGAATTGTAAAAACGGTTAAATCAGCTAAGAAAATAATAGATAAGAAAGAGCCTGTAGTTTGGGATATCCTTGAAAATGTAATCAAAGGTCACCCGATATTACTGAATCGTGCTCCTACGTTACACAGATTAGGTATCCAAGCATTCCAACCAAAATTAATTGAAGGAAAAGCAATCCAATTGCACCCTTTAGTTTGTACTGCATTTAATGCGGATTTTGATGGGGATCAAATGGCAGTTCACTTGCCTTTAGGACCAGAAGCTATTTTGGAAGCACAACTATTAATGTTGGGTTCTCACAATATTCTGAATCCTGCAAATGGAGCTCCAATTACGGTACCTTCTCAGGATATGGTTTTGGGTCTATATTATATGACCAAAGAACGTTTATCTACTCCTGAGCTTAAAATTTTAGGAGAAGGAATCACTTTCTATTCTGCTGAAGAAGTAAATATTGCTTTGAATGAAGGAAGATTAGAATTGAATGCTCGTGTGAAAATTAGAGCAAAACATTTTAATGAAGCTGGTGACTTGGTTTACCAAATCATTCAAACAACTGCGGGTCGTGTATTATTTAATGAAGTAGTACCGGAAGCAGCTGGATATATCAATGATGTATTGACTAAGAAAAACCTTAGAGACATTATCGGACACGTTTTGAGTTCTACTGATGTACCTACAACTGCGGCTTTCTTGGATAACATGAAAGATATGGGTTACAAATTTGCCTTCAAAGGTGGATTGTCATTCTCTCTTGGGGATATTAGAATTCCAGATCAAAAACCTAAATTAATTGCAGACGCCAGAGAACAAGTTCAAGGTATTTCTGCTAATTATAACATGGGTCTTATCACTAATAACGAACGTTACAACCAAGTTATTGATGTATGGACTTCAGCGAATGCTCAACTTACAGAGTTAGCAATGAAAAACATTAGAGAAGACCAACAAGGTTTCAACTCAGTGTATATGATGCTTGATTCTGGAGCGAGGGGTTCCAAAGAACAAATTCGTCAGTTAACCGGTATGCGTGGTTTGATGGCTAAGCCAAAAAAATCTACTGCTGGTGGTGGTGAAATTATTGAAAACCCGATTCTTTCTAACTTTAAAGAAGGTCTTTCTATCCTTGAGTACTTTATTTCTACTCACGGTGCACGTAAAGGTCTTGCGGATACGGCTTTGAAAACTGCCGATGCAGGATATTTAACAAGAAGATTACATGATGTATCTCAAGATGTTATTGTTAATATTGAAGACTGTGGTACATTAAGAGGTGTTGAAGTATCAGCATTGAAAAAGAATGAGGAAATAGTTGAATCTCTAGGAGAAAGAATTTTAGGACGTGTTGCATTGCAAGACTTAATCAATCCTTTAACTAGTGAGATTTTAGTTAAATCTGGTGAGCAAATCACAGAGGTTATAATGAAAGCAATTGACGCTTCTCCAATCGAGAAAGTTGAAGTTCGTTCTCCATTAACTTGTGAAGCCTTGAAAGGTATTTGTGCAAAATGTTATGGTAGAAATTTAGCTACCGGAAAAATGACTCAACGAGGAGAAGCAGTTGGTGTTATTGCAGCACAATCTATTGGAGAGCCTGGTACACAGTTAACATTACGTACGTTCCACGTTGGAGGGGTTGCGGGTGGTATTTCTGAAGAATCAAGCATCATTACGAAATTTAATGGTAAACTTGAAATTGAAGATTTAAAAACTGTTAAAGGTGAAGATAGTGAAGGTAATGCAGTTGATATTGTTGTATCTCGTTCTACTGAATTGAAATTAATAGATGAAAGAACAGGTATCTTATTAAGTACAAATAATATTCCTTACGGTTCTAGTATCTTCGTTAAAGACGGTCAATCTGTTGTAAAAGGAGATGTAATTTGTAAATGGGATCCATATAATGGAGTTATCGTTTCTGAGTTTACCGGTAAAATTGCTTACGAAGATTTAGAGCAAGGTCAATCATTCATGGTTGAAATTGATGAGCAAACTGGTTTCCAAGAAAAAGTAATTTCTGAATCGAGAGCTAAAAAATTAATTCCAACTTTATTAGTTTATGGTAAAGAAGGTGAATTGATTCGTTCTTATAACTTACCAGTTGGAGCCCACTTGATGGTTGAAAACGGTGAGAAAATTAAAGCAGGTAAAGTTTTGGTAAAAATACCACGTCGTTCTTCTAAATCAGGAGATATTACTGGAGGTTTACCAAGAATTACAGAGTTGTTAGAGGCTCGTAATCCTTCAAACCCAGCTGTTGTTTCTGAGATTGATGGTGTTGTTTCTTTTGGAAAAATCAAAAGAGGTAACCGTGAGATCGTTATCGAATCTAAATTTGGTGATGTTAGAAAATACTTGGTTAAATTATCAAGCCAAATTCTAGTTCAAGAAAATGACTTTGTAAGAGCAGGGGTGCCTTTATCTGACGGTGCAATTACTCCGGATGATATTTTAAGAATTCAAGGGCCTGCTGCTGTTCAACAGTATTTGGTTAATGAAATTCAAGAAGTATACCGTCTACAAGGGGTGAAAATTAACGACAAACACTTTGAAGTAGTAATACGTCAAATGATGCGTAAAGTAAGAGTACAAGATCCAGGTGATACTTTATTCTTAGAAGATCAATTGATTCACACTAAAGATTTTATCGTTCAAAATGATAAATTATATGGTATGAAAGTAGTTGAAGATGCTGGAGATTCTAGTGCATTAAAAGAAGGACAAATTATTACGCCACGTGAGTTGCGTGATGAAAACTCTTTATTGAAACGTACGGATAAAAATCTTGTTGTGGCTCGTGATGTTGTTACTGCAACAGCAACACCAGTTTTACAAGGTATTACAAGAGCATCGCTTCAAACGAAATCATTTATATCTGCTGCATCGTTCCAAGAAACTACTAAAGTATTGAATGAAGCTGCTGTTGCAGGTAAAATCGATTACTTAGAAGGATTGAAAGAAAATGTAATTGTAGGACATAGAATCCCTGCCGGAACGGGTATGAGAGAATATGACAATACTATTGTAGGTTCAAAAGAAGACTACAATGATATGATGGCTAATAAAGAGGAGTACATTTATTAA
- a CDS encoding DUF3467 domain-containing protein: MSNSNQQQEQINIELDEKTAEGIYSNLAIINHSSSEFVLDFVSIMPGIPKAKVKSRIVLTPQHAKRLLKAIGENIHRFEVAHGEIKDSEQPSIPLNFGPAGQA, from the coding sequence ATGAGTAATTCAAATCAACAACAAGAACAAATTAATATTGAGTTGGATGAAAAAACTGCCGAGGGAATTTATTCTAATTTGGCAATAATAAATCATTCTTCATCTGAATTTGTTTTAGATTTTGTAAGCATCATGCCTGGTATTCCTAAAGCTAAGGTTAAATCAAGAATTGTCTTGACACCGCAACATGCCAAAAGATTGTTGAAAGCTATTGGAGAAAATATTCACCGTTTTGAAGTCGCACATGGCGAAATAAAAGACAGTGAGCAACCATCAATACCGCTTAATTTTGGTCCTGCAGGACAAGCATAA
- a CDS encoding two-component regulator propeller domain-containing protein, translating to MKNFFFVCCLVLFSIATWSQKPIEKYRFVNIKESVSQIGVPTIIQDHYGFVWLGTSGTGINKFDGSDYKTYKFKPNDPTSLSNNTINCSYLDNKNRLWFGTDEGLNLYDYKNDCFKRILLSEFKKNKVKVLVKSLIGNHKGNLFIGTLELGLFKMNLNDFKVEKIACQESNLPVTINALQVDYKGKVYAGTDRGLEEFDSKTNSLRHSIFKNKEGVKSINDPIQCLLIEKNNIWIGTMPSGLFKIKSNSKEHLFEINHFPISQNRILSIINLPDKTVMCSTENDGLFHIDANGKIFNHYLSSKSERKNILSNSIWSLFLDRNERIWMGYYNSGIGVYDKLYDKFENLESIPGIANSLQISSVSAIVKDRFNRFWIAMDGGGIDVYDPKSSQYTHIGPTENKVFSGLTNNYVEALLIDSKQNIWAGTWNGGLYFLKNGDKKFINFNVNNTGGGLTSNNIICITEDLEGTIWFASWDKGLHSFNPNTGKFTNYRLGPFLKSGISDSYVSKILVDKKGNFWVATRNVGLFKIKKLSGNTFSIVSMANRMSKEFKNYAKTEDILSLYEGKDGSIWIGTKGAGLCKYNAKTDRFKWYNKQDGLEADNIVGIIGDLKGNIWLSSNSGVARLDVKTNTFTSFTKNDGLLSNDFNRNATFRDEQGIIYFGNYFGLDYFNPTNIKVNNILPSLYLTGFKLFNKTVTTNQKGSPLKSAIGQTKSITLNSTQSVFTIEYTGINYTRPEKNQYAYYLEGLEKSWNYVGRLRSATYTNLEKGNYIFKLKSANSDGKWNKEILELKITVLPPWWKSNMALFSYVVLLLLGGYYFNKMMLIRLNKNKEIIIEQNKRLQEKALNEKKFQFFTNISHELRTPLTLIMNSIDDIIRDDTLNLATRTKEKLNIIHKNTNRLYRLINELLDFKKLESNKLKVKAVKLDLVDFIKDVVIHFREELAIKGIEFDLDSDAADISIWCDAAMLEKIIFNILSNAIKVTPNGGTININLQSTDKLFHLPLVSKTEGVKAVEIIISDTGPGIEKGEVEKIFERFYQVENLNKSYYGGTGIGLELVRDFVRLHKGEIEVDSKVGEGTTFTIILPMGNSHFDDNEILLNSIAVQVKKQQALTSFEIEKEKGIDIGENLHKYSLLIVEDNYELKDYLKKELENEYKVLVANNGKSGIDLANEFLPDIILTDVMMPEMDGFDFCKNIKSDLRTSHIPVLMLTAKTEIEDRIEGIEVGADAYMVKPFDMRLLRLRLSQLITSRQLIFNKYFSLISEVPEGIKTLSLDKEFIEKVLNYIKENISNPDLNVESLATQLKLSRSQFYRKIKVLTNQTANEFLRNVRLQKAKQILENDNVSISEVCYKTGFSSPSYFTKCFKSYFGIKPTDVKIKKNEL from the coding sequence ATGAAAAATTTTTTTTTTGTTTGTTGTTTAGTGTTGTTTTCCATAGCTACTTGGTCTCAAAAACCAATTGAAAAATATCGGTTTGTTAATATAAAAGAAAGCGTTTCCCAAATTGGTGTACCTACAATAATTCAAGACCATTACGGTTTTGTTTGGCTAGGTACCAGTGGAACTGGAATAAATAAATTTGATGGTAGTGATTACAAGACCTATAAATTCAAACCAAACGATCCTACCTCATTAAGTAATAATACTATCAATTGTTCTTATCTTGACAATAAAAACAGATTATGGTTTGGGACAGACGAAGGACTCAATTTATACGACTACAAGAATGATTGTTTTAAAAGAATTCTTTTATCTGAATTCAAAAAAAATAAAGTAAAAGTTTTGGTTAAGAGTTTGATAGGCAATCATAAAGGAAACTTATTTATTGGTACTTTAGAACTCGGATTATTCAAGATGAATTTAAATGATTTTAAAGTTGAAAAAATAGCGTGTCAAGAATCTAACTTACCTGTTACTATAAATGCACTTCAAGTTGACTATAAGGGAAAGGTATATGCTGGAACTGACAGAGGTCTCGAAGAGTTTGACTCTAAAACAAATTCACTAAGACATTCTATTTTTAAAAATAAAGAAGGTGTTAAATCCATTAATGACCCTATTCAATGTTTATTAATAGAAAAAAATAATATATGGATTGGAACTATGCCTTCAGGCTTATTTAAAATTAAGAGCAATAGTAAAGAGCATCTATTTGAGATAAATCATTTTCCAATTTCACAAAATCGAATTTTATCAATTATTAATTTACCCGACAAAACGGTAATGTGTAGTACGGAGAATGATGGGTTATTTCATATTGATGCCAACGGGAAAATTTTCAATCATTATCTATCCAGCAAGTCCGAAAGAAAAAACATTCTATCTAATTCTATTTGGTCTTTATTTTTGGATCGTAATGAACGGATATGGATGGGGTATTATAATTCAGGAATTGGTGTTTACGACAAGCTATATGATAAGTTTGAAAATCTAGAAAGCATACCTGGTATTGCTAATTCATTACAAATAAGTTCTGTTAGTGCTATTGTAAAAGATCGTTTTAATAGATTTTGGATTGCAATGGATGGAGGAGGCATTGATGTTTATGACCCTAAATCGAGTCAATATACTCATATTGGTCCTACAGAAAATAAGGTTTTTTCTGGTCTGACCAATAATTATGTAGAAGCATTACTTATTGACAGTAAACAAAATATTTGGGCTGGTACTTGGAACGGAGGGTTATATTTTTTAAAGAATGGCGATAAAAAATTTATTAATTTCAATGTAAATAATACCGGTGGAGGTTTAACTTCCAATAATATTATATGTATTACAGAAGATTTAGAAGGAACTATTTGGTTTGCTAGTTGGGATAAAGGGCTGCATTCGTTCAATCCCAATACAGGAAAATTTACAAATTACAGATTAGGGCCATTTTTAAAATCTGGTATTTCAGATAGTTATGTTTCTAAAATATTGGTTGATAAAAAAGGTAATTTTTGGGTCGCAACACGAAATGTAGGCTTATTTAAGATTAAAAAGTTATCAGGAAATACTTTTTCTATTGTATCAATGGCTAATAGAATGTCGAAAGAATTTAAAAATTATGCAAAAACGGAAGACATTTTGTCACTTTATGAAGGAAAGGACGGTTCAATTTGGATTGGAACAAAAGGTGCTGGTTTGTGTAAATACAATGCTAAAACAGATCGTTTTAAATGGTATAATAAACAAGATGGTTTAGAAGCCGATAATATAGTGGGTATTATTGGAGATTTAAAAGGGAATATTTGGCTAAGTTCAAATTCAGGGGTGGCAAGATTAGACGTTAAAACCAATACGTTTACTAGTTTTACAAAAAATGATGGACTCCTTTCTAATGATTTTAACCGAAATGCTACTTTTAGAGATGAACAAGGAATCATTTATTTTGGTAATTATTTTGGATTAGATTATTTCAATCCCACGAATATTAAAGTTAATAATATTTTACCATCGTTATATTTAACGGGCTTTAAGTTATTTAATAAAACAGTTACAACTAATCAGAAGGGGTCTCCCCTTAAAAGTGCTATTGGTCAAACGAAGAGTATCACGTTAAATAGTACTCAATCTGTATTTACTATTGAATATACAGGTATTAACTATACAAGACCAGAAAAAAATCAATATGCTTATTATCTTGAAGGTTTAGAAAAATCATGGAATTATGTTGGTAGATTAAGAAGTGCCACTTATACAAATTTGGAAAAGGGTAATTATATATTCAAATTAAAATCTGCCAATAGTGATGGTAAATGGAATAAAGAAATATTAGAACTAAAAATAACTGTTTTGCCACCTTGGTGGAAGTCAAATATGGCTTTGTTCTCTTATGTTGTTTTGTTGCTTTTGGGAGGTTATTATTTTAATAAGATGATGCTTATTAGGTTAAATAAAAATAAAGAAATAATTATAGAACAAAATAAAAGATTGCAAGAAAAGGCTTTAAATGAAAAAAAGTTTCAGTTTTTTACTAATATATCCCATGAATTAAGAACACCTCTTACCTTAATTATGAACTCTATTGACGATATTATTAGAGATGATACCTTAAACCTAGCAACACGAACAAAAGAAAAGCTTAATATTATTCATAAAAACACCAATAGACTTTATAGGTTGATAAACGAGCTATTAGATTTTAAAAAACTTGAATCAAATAAATTAAAGGTTAAAGCTGTGAAATTAGATTTAGTGGATTTTATTAAAGATGTTGTAATCCATTTTAGAGAAGAACTAGCTATCAAAGGAATAGAATTTGATTTAGATTCAGATGCAGCAGATATATCAATTTGGTGTGATGCAGCTATGTTGGAAAAAATTATTTTTAATATCCTTTCAAATGCTATTAAAGTTACACCAAATGGTGGGACAATCAATATCAACCTCCAATCAACGGATAAGTTATTCCATTTACCTTTAGTAAGTAAAACTGAGGGGGTAAAAGCGGTAGAGATTATTATTTCTGATACGGGTCCGGGCATTGAAAAAGGAGAAGTGGAAAAAATATTTGAGCGTTTTTATCAAGTTGAAAATTTAAATAAAAGTTATTACGGAGGTACAGGAATTGGTTTAGAATTGGTTCGAGATTTTGTTAGGTTACATAAAGGCGAAATTGAAGTTGATAGTAAAGTTGGGGAAGGAACAACTTTTACAATCATATTACCAATGGGCAATTCTCATTTTGATGATAATGAAATACTTTTAAATAGTATAGCGGTTCAAGTTAAAAAGCAACAAGCACTTACAAGTTTTGAAATAGAAAAGGAAAAGGGAATTGATATAGGTGAAAATCTGCATAAATATTCATTGTTAATAGTAGAAGATAATTACGAACTTAAAGATTATTTAAAAAAGGAACTTGAAAATGAATACAAGGTTTTAGTTGCTAATAATGGAAAAAGTGGAATTGATTTAGCTAATGAGTTTCTTCCGGATATTATATTAACAGATGTCATGATGCCAGAAATGGATGGGTTCGATTTTTGTAAAAATATAAAGAGCGATTTAAGAACAAGTCATATTCCTGTATTAATGCTTACTGCCAAAACTGAAATCGAAGATAGAATAGAAGGTATTGAAGTGGGTGCAGATGCCTATATGGTTAAGCCTTTTGATATGAGATTATTAAGGTTGCGATTGTCCCAGTTAATAACCAGCAGGCAGTTAATTTTTAATAAATATTTTAGTTTAATTAGTGAAGTGCCTGAGGGAATTAAAACATTATCCTTAGATAAAGAATTTATTGAGAAAGTGTTAAACTATATTAAAGAGAATATAAGTAATCCGGATTTAAATGTAGAATCACTTGCTACTCAATTAAAATTGAGTAGAAGCCAGTTTTATAGAAAAATTAAAGTGCTCACCAACCAGACCGCTAATGAGTTTTTAAGAAATGTTCGGCTTCAAAAAGCAAAACAAATTTTGGAAAATGACAATGTAAGTATAAGCGAAGTATGTTATAAAACTGGATTTTCTTCCCCTTCTTATTTTACAAAATGCTTTAAGAGTTATTTTGGTATAAAACCTACAGATGTTAAAATCAAAAAAAACGAGCTTTGA
- a CDS encoding transposase: MDGCHCFKVREGSKVNNKTLFLTLGPNRKGQKKDLGMRHGKYKSSSFWMNILTALKTCIVEDRDVFPEIPNTNIHNPSN, encoded by the coding sequence TTGGATGGATGTCATTGTTTTAAAGTTAGAGAAGGCTCAAAAGTTAACAACAAAACCCTCTTTTTAACCTTAGGCCCCAACAGAAAAGGACAAAAAAAAGATTTGGGAATGCGGCACGGCAAATACAAAAGCAGCAGTTTTTGGATGAATATCTTAACCGCTTTAAAAACTTGTATTGTTGAAGACAGAGACGTTTTTCCCGAAATCCCAAACACAAATATTCATAATCCTTCAAATTAG